The following proteins are encoded in a genomic region of Iodidimonas sp. SYSU 1G8:
- a CDS encoding aromatic ring-hydroxylating dioxygenase subunit alpha has protein sequence MTDIITHPLAMDGKDPRNVRGDRIPADRYYSRAFMQREWDHMWTRIWHIAGRENQLPEPGDYIVHDFMHESVIIARQPDGTLKGFYNACGHRAQKLVWENGAQDSWTCPYHGWVWGLDGSLLDACDRDDFPQGDPVGKVRLIEVRVGTWGGFVWYTMDNEAPPLLKFLEPLPEVYKNFPFETMVRVRWVRVELNCNWKFSSDNFSESYHTRTAHPQVPPIIDQDHFTSRYEMFPMGHARIIQMGRPSLRDRVPDGQPHPFDDTLRAWEIDPARYATYEEKAMQGWLDLKAAKRRLGPARGYSHFDRLTNEELTESPFGVLFPNIAFGSGAEGMSFFRWEPHRDDPEKCYFDLWELAYPIDGEYRARLTDTAVEMKEAEFDFRVYTGPDAVADLHDQVVFQDWALSPGQQAGWRSRGYQEPYLAGQETRVRRFHEVLNDYLDGKPPGW, from the coding sequence ATGACAGACATCATCACCCATCCGCTGGCCATGGACGGCAAGGACCCGCGCAATGTGCGCGGCGACCGCATTCCGGCGGACCGCTATTACTCGCGCGCGTTCATGCAGCGCGAATGGGATCACATGTGGACGCGGATCTGGCATATCGCCGGCCGCGAGAACCAGCTTCCCGAGCCGGGCGACTACATCGTCCACGACTTCATGCACGAATCGGTGATCATCGCCCGCCAGCCGGACGGAACGCTGAAGGGCTTCTACAATGCCTGTGGTCACCGGGCCCAGAAGCTGGTCTGGGAAAACGGCGCCCAGGACAGCTGGACCTGTCCCTACCATGGCTGGGTCTGGGGCCTGGATGGCAGCCTGCTCGACGCCTGCGACCGGGACGATTTCCCCCAGGGCGATCCCGTCGGCAAGGTGCGGCTGATCGAGGTGCGGGTCGGTACATGGGGCGGCTTCGTCTGGTACACCATGGACAACGAGGCGCCGCCGCTGTTGAAATTCCTCGAGCCCCTGCCCGAGGTCTACAAGAACTTCCCGTTCGAGACCATGGTGCGGGTGCGCTGGGTCCGGGTGGAGTTGAACTGCAACTGGAAGTTTTCGTCGGACAATTTCAGCGAATCCTATCACACCCGCACCGCCCATCCGCAGGTGCCGCCGATCATCGACCAGGACCATTTCACCTCGCGCTACGAGATGTTCCCCATGGGCCATGCGCGCATCATCCAGATGGGCCGTCCGTCACTGCGGGACCGCGTGCCCGACGGGCAGCCGCATCCGTTTGATGACACGCTGCGCGCCTGGGAGATCGATCCGGCCCGCTACGCGACCTACGAGGAAAAGGCGATGCAGGGCTGGCTGGACCTGAAGGCGGCCAAGCGCAGGCTGGGCCCGGCGCGCGGCTACAGCCATTTCGACCGGCTGACCAACGAGGAGCTGACCGAAAGCCCGTTCGGCGTGCTGTTTCCGAACATCGCCTTCGGCTCGGGCGCGGAAGGCATGTCGTTCTTCCGCTGGGAGCCGCATCGGGACGACCCGGAAAAATGCTATTTCGACCTGTGGGAGCTGGCCTATCCGATCGATGGCGAATACCGCGCCCGCCTCACCGACACGGCGGTGGAGATGAAGGAAGCCGAGTTCGACTTCCGTGTCTACACCGGGCCCGACGCGGTGGCCGACCTGCACGACCAGGTCGTGTTCCAGGACTGGGCGCTCAGCCCCGGCCAGCAGGCGGGATGGCGCTCGCGCGGCTATCAGGAGCCCTATCTGGCCGGTCAGGAAACCCGTGTGCGCCGGTTCCACGAGGTGCTGAACGATTATCTGGACGGCAAGCCGCCGGGCTGGTGA
- a CDS encoding NADPH:quinone oxidoreductase family protein: protein MKAVLCDEYGAPDVLKLVDLPAPEMKPGHIRISVRAAGVNFQDTLIIKGTYQFKPPMPFIPGGEAAGVVTEVADDVTGFAVGDHVLALTSWGSFCEELVAPADRCVKFPAGMDFAEAAGFLTNFGTSYHALVHRANLQKGETLLVLGASGGVGLAAVQIAKALGATVIAAASSESKLKIAKESGADHLINYAEGEYKDKVKELTGGKGADVIYDAVGGDYFDQALRCVNWNGRILVVGFASGRIPTAPVNLTLLKGCAIVGVFYGRFKQEEPEKSQQAIEEIVDLYRQGKLKPHISKRMPLEQAREALNLFVNRQAEGKIVLTSGAA from the coding sequence ATGAAAGCTGTTCTGTGCGACGAATACGGCGCGCCCGATGTTCTGAAGCTGGTCGATCTGCCGGCGCCCGAGATGAAACCGGGCCATATCCGGATTTCCGTCCGCGCGGCGGGCGTGAACTTTCAGGACACGCTGATCATCAAGGGCACCTATCAGTTCAAGCCGCCGATGCCGTTCATTCCCGGCGGCGAGGCTGCGGGCGTGGTGACCGAGGTCGCCGATGACGTGACGGGTTTCGCCGTTGGCGACCACGTTCTGGCGCTGACCAGCTGGGGCAGCTTCTGCGAGGAACTGGTGGCGCCGGCGGATCGCTGCGTGAAATTCCCGGCGGGCATGGACTTCGCCGAAGCCGCCGGCTTCCTGACCAATTTCGGCACCTCCTATCACGCGCTGGTGCACCGCGCGAACCTGCAGAAGGGCGAGACGCTGCTGGTGCTCGGCGCCTCGGGCGGCGTCGGCCTCGCGGCGGTCCAGATCGCCAAGGCGCTGGGCGCCACGGTCATTGCCGCGGCCTCCAGCGAATCGAAGCTGAAGATCGCCAAGGAGTCGGGCGCGGATCACCTGATCAACTACGCCGAAGGCGAATACAAGGACAAGGTCAAGGAACTGACGGGCGGCAAAGGCGCCGACGTGATCTATGATGCGGTCGGCGGTGACTATTTCGACCAGGCGCTGCGCTGCGTGAACTGGAACGGCCGCATTCTGGTGGTCGGTTTCGCCAGCGGCCGCATTCCGACCGCGCCGGTCAACCTGACCCTGCTGAAGGGCTGCGCCATCGTTGGCGTCTTCTATGGCCGCTTCAAGCAGGAAGAGCCGGAAAAGAGCCAGCAGGCCATCGAGGAAATCGTCGATTTGTATCGTCAGGGCAAGCTGAAGCCCCATATTTCCAAGCGTATGCCACTGGAACAGGCCCGCGAGGCGCTCAACCTGTTTGTCAATCGGCAGGCCGAGGGTAAGATCGTTCTCACATCGGGCGCTGCCTGA
- a CDS encoding HD domain-containing protein gives MSDHSQSEDRAQFRRMDEGTEADWEILGREYMKMASGVVDRVIDHMKLLDGDFGGFQVDRLTHSLQTATRAYRDGKDEEYVVCALLHDIGDTLGTYAHGAVAAAILKPFISKANYWMLENHTDFQGYYYYHFVGLDKNRRDRFIDSPYYEHTKEFIDKYDMPAFDPDYPTMTLEEFEPMMRRVMRKQLKSKIAKHAAE, from the coding sequence ATGTCGGATCATTCGCAATCGGAAGACCGGGCCCAGTTCCGCCGCATGGACGAGGGCACGGAAGCGGACTGGGAAATCCTGGGCCGCGAATACATGAAGATGGCCAGCGGCGTCGTCGACCGCGTCATCGACCACATGAAGCTGCTCGACGGCGATTTCGGCGGCTTCCAGGTCGATCGTCTGACCCACAGCCTGCAGACCGCGACCCGCGCCTATCGTGACGGCAAGGACGAGGAATATGTGGTCTGCGCGCTGCTGCACGACATCGGCGACACGCTTGGCACCTACGCCCATGGCGCGGTCGCGGCGGCGATCCTCAAGCCGTTCATCTCCAAGGCCAACTACTGGATGCTGGAGAACCACACGGACTTTCAGGGCTACTACTATTATCACTTCGTCGGTCTCGACAAGAACCGCCGGGACAGGTTCATCGACAGCCCGTACTACGAGCACACCAAGGAATTCATCGACAAATACGATATGCCGGCGTTCGACCCGGACTATCCGACGATGACCCTCGAGGAGTTCGAGCCGATGATGCGCCGGGTGATGCGCAAGCAGCTCAAGTCCAAGATCGCCAAGCACGCGGCCGAGTAA
- a CDS encoding NADPH:quinone oxidoreductase family protein: MRAWVCRQFSDYHDIAIDTVPDPEPGAGQVLVRPRAACVTFVEMLQVQGKHQHKPKTPFIPGGECAGEVLAVGEGVTRFRPGDKIMGGVRFGAYAELAVTDEGLINPLPPAFDWYTGASFGSAYRTAYVGIVTRGGIQPGETLLVHASSGGVGLAAVELGKILGCTVIGTGGDNDRLEIVKRMGADHVINYRETPRFRDAVKELTGGKGADVIYDPVGGDVFDESTHCIAPFGRILIIGFTSGRIPSIPVNYPLIKQFAVIGVRAGEYGRLNPEGGRRVTADMMRMANEGLFHPHVHKIMPFEGLVNAFDEIAARKVAGRIVLEISRD; encoded by the coding sequence ATGCGCGCCTGGGTCTGCCGCCAGTTCAGCGACTATCACGACATCGCCATCGACACCGTGCCCGACCCCGAACCCGGGGCCGGGCAGGTGCTGGTTCGGCCGCGCGCCGCGTGCGTGACGTTCGTCGAGATGCTGCAGGTCCAGGGCAAGCATCAGCACAAGCCGAAGACGCCCTTCATTCCCGGCGGCGAGTGCGCCGGCGAGGTGCTGGCGGTCGGCGAGGGCGTCACGCGCTTCAGGCCGGGCGACAAAATCATGGGCGGCGTCCGTTTCGGCGCCTATGCCGAGCTCGCGGTCACGGATGAGGGCCTGATCAATCCGCTGCCGCCCGCCTTCGACTGGTACACCGGCGCATCCTTCGGCAGCGCCTACCGGACGGCCTATGTGGGCATCGTCACGCGCGGCGGCATCCAGCCGGGCGAGACGCTGCTGGTGCACGCCTCCTCCGGCGGTGTCGGCCTCGCCGCCGTGGAACTGGGCAAGATTCTCGGTTGCACGGTCATCGGCACGGGCGGTGACAACGACCGCCTCGAGATCGTCAAGCGGATGGGCGCCGATCACGTCATCAATTACCGCGAAACGCCCCGCTTCCGGGATGCCGTCAAGGAACTCACCGGCGGCAAGGGCGCCGACGTGATCTACGATCCGGTGGGCGGCGACGTGTTCGACGAATCCACCCACTGCATCGCGCCCTTCGGCCGCATCCTGATCATCGGCTTCACCAGCGGCCGCATCCCGTCGATCCCGGTCAACTACCCGCTGATCAAGCAGTTCGCCGTCATCGGCGTCCGGGCGGGCGAGTACGGCCGGCTCAATCCGGAAGGCGGACGGCGCGTCACGGCCGACATGATGCGCATGGCCAATGAGGGCCTGTTCCATCCCCACGTCCACAAGATCATGCCGTTCGAGGGGCTGGTGAACGCGTTCGACGAGATCGCCGCGCGCAAGGTTGCCGGCCGGATCGTACTGGAGATTTCCCGTGACTGA
- a CDS encoding NUDIX hydrolase, translating into MTEEKPVAAYKLKPKDAATLLIIRGGEEVLMGVRSAKHAFMPNKYVFPGGRVDRADGMVPRPVDLQPGVAAKLERAASPARARALAMAAVRETFEEAGMLLAAEHDTRIRTGSPHWKPFYASGLVPALDKLEYIARAITPPGRPRRFDTRFLMVDADHLRGSVYGNGELLDLKWVKLKDAQSLDLPNITRLVIEIARRRLEDGEHRSEDGMIPFVRTVNRRHIIGDH; encoded by the coding sequence GTGACTGAAGAAAAGCCCGTCGCCGCCTACAAGCTGAAGCCGAAGGACGCCGCGACCCTGCTCATCATCAGGGGCGGCGAAGAGGTGCTGATGGGCGTGCGCAGCGCCAAGCACGCCTTCATGCCGAACAAATACGTGTTTCCCGGCGGCCGGGTCGATCGCGCCGACGGCATGGTGCCGCGGCCCGTCGATCTTCAGCCCGGCGTGGCCGCGAAGCTGGAGCGTGCCGCCTCGCCCGCGCGGGCTCGCGCCCTTGCCATGGCTGCGGTGCGCGAGACCTTCGAGGAAGCCGGCATGTTGCTGGCCGCCGAGCACGACACCAGGATTAGAACAGGGTCGCCTCACTGGAAGCCATTTTATGCCAGCGGCCTCGTGCCGGCGCTGGACAAGCTGGAATATATCGCGCGCGCCATCACGCCGCCTGGTCGGCCGCGCCGCTTCGACACACGCTTTCTGATGGTGGATGCCGATCACCTGCGCGGCTCGGTCTATGGCAATGGCGAACTGCTCGACCTGAAATGGGTCAAGCTGAAGGACGCCCAGAGTCTCGACCTGCCCAACATCACCCGTCTCGTGATCGAGATCGCCCGGCGCCGGCTCGAGGATGGCGAGCACCGTTCGGAAGACGGCATGATTCCTTTCGTGCGCACGGTGAACAGACGGCATATCATCGGCGATCACTAG
- a CDS encoding AAA family ATPase: MHQPDQDEIVDFLSSDTAFRGEPVRHVQTHLSHIFLVGDRAWKMKRAARFSFVDFTTADLRRASSEREVLLNRRTAPTLYLGVVPVTWDGRNLAVGGQGEALDWLVEMRRFDERALLSRCARSGRLTRDVAAALAEHVIAFHDTAERRTDKGGAGILRSTARDVASNLHRYAGTVLRREAIDSWAERIDRTLLCHAALLDDRRDAGFVRRCHGDMHLANICLVDGDPILFDCIEFNDDFSCIDVMYDLAFLLMDLIHHGASAKAGLVLNRYLSATADFGALPVLPALLSLRAAIRGMASLIEASNEDDEGGDLGRDARLHFDLAHRLLDRPSPRLVGIGGFSGTGKSTLAAALALRLAPGAGAVVISSDVIRKRLFGKKPEEKLGPDAYAGPVSAQVYDKLYNDVRLALEAGQVVIADATWLREEDRRALAAVAADCGMRFSGLWLETPVEILRERVSVRTGDPSDADVTVLTEQLSHNVGIIDWTRLDTPGPGLVTEALLAISA, from the coding sequence ATGCACCAGCCCGACCAGGACGAGATCGTCGACTTTCTGTCGTCCGACACCGCTTTCCGCGGTGAACCCGTAAGGCATGTCCAGACGCACCTTTCCCACATCTTTCTGGTGGGCGACAGGGCGTGGAAAATGAAACGGGCGGCGCGCTTCAGCTTCGTCGATTTCACGACGGCCGACTTGCGGCGTGCGTCGTCCGAACGCGAGGTGCTGCTCAATCGCCGCACGGCGCCCACGCTCTATCTTGGTGTGGTGCCGGTAACCTGGGACGGGCGCAACCTCGCGGTGGGGGGGCAGGGCGAGGCGCTCGACTGGCTGGTCGAGATGCGCCGCTTCGATGAGCGGGCCCTTCTGAGCCGGTGCGCGCGCAGCGGCAGGCTGACGCGCGACGTCGCCGCGGCGCTCGCCGAGCATGTCATCGCGTTTCACGATACGGCGGAGCGGCGCACCGACAAGGGCGGCGCCGGGATCCTTCGGTCCACGGCACGGGATGTCGCCTCGAATCTGCACCGCTATGCCGGTACGGTTCTTCGGCGCGAGGCCATCGACTCCTGGGCTGAACGGATCGATCGCACCCTCCTGTGCCATGCCGCTCTCCTGGACGATAGGCGCGATGCCGGCTTCGTTCGCAGATGCCATGGCGACATGCATCTCGCCAACATCTGCCTGGTGGATGGCGACCCCATCCTGTTCGACTGTATCGAGTTCAACGACGACTTCTCGTGCATCGACGTGATGTACGATCTCGCCTTCCTGCTCATGGACCTGATCCATCACGGTGCCTCGGCAAAAGCCGGTCTCGTGCTCAACCGCTATCTCAGCGCGACGGCCGATTTCGGCGCGCTCCCTGTTCTGCCGGCGCTTCTGTCCCTGCGTGCCGCCATTCGCGGGATGGCGTCGCTCATCGAGGCCTCCAATGAAGATGACGAGGGCGGTGACCTCGGTCGCGACGCCCGCCTGCATTTCGACCTCGCGCACCGGCTGCTCGATCGTCCGTCGCCCCGGCTGGTCGGTATTGGCGGCTTCTCGGGGACCGGAAAATCCACCCTGGCCGCCGCGTTGGCGCTCCGCCTCGCGCCCGGCGCGGGCGCCGTCGTCATTTCCAGCGATGTCATTCGCAAGCGCCTCTTCGGCAAGAAACCCGAGGAAAAACTCGGACCGGACGCCTATGCCGGCCCTGTCAGCGCCCAGGTCTACGACAAGCTCTACAATGACGTCCGCTTGGCGCTGGAGGCCGGCCAGGTGGTGATCGCCGACGCGACATGGCTGCGCGAGGAAGATCGCCGCGCCCTCGCCGCCGTCGCGGCAGACTGCGGCATGCGCTTCTCCGGGCTCTGGCTGGAGACACCGGTCGAGATATTGCGCGAGCGCGTTTCGGTCCGGACCGGCGACCCATCCGACGCCGATGTCACGGTCTTGACCGAACAACTTTCTCATAATGTGGGTATCATCGACTGGACCAGGCTCGACACGCCGGGGCCGGGACTGGTCACCGAAGCATTGCTCGCCATCTCGGCATAG
- a CDS encoding bifunctional acetate--CoA ligase family protein/GNAT family N-acetyltransferase, with amino-acid sequence MTVRNLDKLFRPSSVAVIGASNRPDSVGQVIMRNMLDAGFEGPIMPVNPGQVSVAGVIAHADVESLPVVPDLAVICTPPATVPGLIDALGRRGTKAAVVITAGVDVDALLRAAQPYLLRILGHNCVGLLVPGIGLNASFAPGTLKAGNVAFVSQSGALCTAVLDWAAEREIGFSHFISLGNCADVDFGDVIDYLAQDDKTRAILLYIESISHARKFLSASRAASRAKPIVAIKSGRNSEGARAAASHTGALAGRDDVYEAALARGGVLRVDSTEDLFEAVETLARARRPAGEGLVILTNGGGLGVMAADALAPLGGSLVALSNATKAALDGVLPRTWSHGNPVDIIGDAPGARYADALGVLLDAPEADTIIIMHAPTGITSSDEVARGVIERIEGARKTVLTNWMGGRAVKPARAMLENAAVPSFETPGAAVRAYMQLIRYRRLQSLLTQTPPAQAETFKPDMARARAVIDGVLAEGRDLLTEFEAKELLDAYEIPIVATRIARDADEAAALAEDMSFPVVVKILSRDISHKSDVGGVALNLKSADAVRAAVDAISKRVGELRPEAVIDGFTVQQMVRRPGAHELLVGAFVDDVFGPVIMFGQGGTAVEVVRDRAVSLPPLNPVIARHLMSQTRIYRLLEGYRDRPKADLEGIVSVLLKVAQLVADLAEVAELDINPLLADDHGAIALDARVVVKPATIAGIRRLAIRPYPSDLEETVQLPGGERVLLRPIRPEDEPAHLDFFQHLDSEDLRLRFFNVVKSPSHEALARFTQIDYDREMCFIATRPASDGHETVGVVRAIADPDNERAEYAVIIRSDLKGSGLGQALMDKLIRYARQRGIHELHGTVLSENTAMRDLATRLGFTTRPGEDASVVETALAL; translated from the coding sequence ATGACCGTCCGCAATCTCGACAAGCTGTTCCGCCCCTCATCGGTCGCGGTGATCGGCGCTTCCAACCGTCCCGACTCGGTCGGGCAGGTCATCATGCGGAACATGCTCGATGCAGGCTTCGAGGGACCGATCATGCCGGTCAATCCCGGGCAGGTATCGGTCGCCGGGGTGATTGCCCACGCCGATGTGGAAAGCCTGCCCGTCGTGCCCGACCTCGCGGTCATCTGCACGCCGCCCGCGACCGTGCCGGGGCTGATCGATGCGCTGGGGCGCAGGGGCACGAAGGCGGCCGTGGTCATCACCGCCGGCGTCGACGTGGACGCCCTGCTGCGGGCCGCCCAGCCGTATCTGCTGCGTATTCTCGGGCATAATTGCGTCGGCTTGCTTGTGCCTGGGATCGGTCTCAACGCGAGTTTCGCGCCGGGCACGTTGAAGGCCGGGAACGTGGCGTTCGTGTCGCAGTCCGGCGCCCTGTGCACCGCCGTGCTGGACTGGGCCGCCGAACGGGAGATCGGCTTTTCCCATTTCATCTCGCTCGGCAATTGCGCCGATGTCGACTTCGGCGACGTCATCGACTATCTGGCGCAGGACGACAAGACCCGGGCCATCCTGCTCTACATCGAATCCATCAGTCACGCCCGGAAGTTCCTGTCGGCGAGCCGCGCGGCCTCGCGCGCCAAGCCCATCGTCGCCATCAAATCGGGACGGAACAGCGAAGGAGCCCGCGCGGCCGCCTCTCACACAGGCGCGCTGGCGGGACGGGACGATGTCTACGAGGCGGCCCTTGCGCGCGGCGGCGTGCTCCGCGTCGACAGTACCGAGGATCTCTTCGAGGCGGTCGAGACGCTGGCGCGCGCCCGGCGCCCGGCGGGCGAGGGACTGGTCATCCTGACCAATGGCGGCGGGCTCGGCGTCATGGCGGCGGATGCCCTCGCGCCGCTCGGCGGCTCGCTGGTGGCCCTGTCTAATGCCACGAAAGCGGCCCTCGACGGCGTGCTGCCGCGTACATGGTCCCACGGCAATCCCGTCGACATCATCGGCGATGCGCCTGGCGCGCGCTATGCCGACGCGCTCGGCGTGCTGCTGGACGCGCCCGAGGCCGACACGATCATCATCATGCATGCGCCGACAGGCATCACGTCGAGCGACGAGGTCGCCCGGGGCGTCATCGAGCGGATCGAAGGCGCGCGCAAGACCGTACTCACCAACTGGATGGGCGGACGCGCCGTCAAACCGGCGCGCGCCATGCTGGAAAATGCGGCGGTTCCCTCGTTCGAGACGCCCGGCGCGGCGGTCAGGGCCTATATGCAGTTGATCCGCTACCGTCGCCTGCAGTCGCTACTGACCCAGACGCCGCCCGCGCAGGCCGAGACATTCAAGCCCGATATGGCGCGGGCGCGAGCGGTCATCGATGGTGTTCTCGCCGAAGGCCGAGACCTGCTGACCGAATTCGAGGCCAAGGAACTGCTGGACGCATACGAGATTCCCATCGTCGCCACCCGGATCGCGCGCGACGCCGACGAGGCCGCCGCGCTTGCCGAGGACATGAGCTTTCCCGTGGTGGTCAAGATCCTCTCACGGGACATCAGCCACAAATCCGATGTGGGCGGCGTCGCCCTCAACCTCAAATCCGCCGACGCGGTGCGAGCCGCCGTCGACGCCATCTCGAAAAGGGTCGGGGAACTCAGACCCGAAGCGGTCATCGACGGTTTCACCGTGCAGCAGATGGTCCGCCGGCCGGGTGCCCATGAACTGCTCGTCGGCGCGTTCGTCGACGACGTGTTCGGTCCGGTCATCATGTTCGGGCAGGGCGGCACCGCGGTGGAAGTGGTCCGCGACAGGGCTGTGTCCTTGCCGCCGCTCAACCCGGTGATCGCGCGCCATCTGATGTCGCAGACCCGGATCTACCGGCTGCTCGAAGGCTACCGCGACCGGCCAAAGGCGGACCTCGAGGGCATCGTCTCCGTGCTGCTGAAGGTGGCGCAACTGGTCGCCGATCTGGCCGAGGTGGCGGAACTGGATATCAATCCTCTGCTCGCCGACGACCACGGCGCCATCGCCCTTGACGCCCGGGTCGTGGTGAAGCCCGCGACGATCGCTGGCATCAGGCGGCTCGCGATCAGGCCTTACCCGTCGGACCTGGAAGAGACGGTGCAGCTGCCTGGCGGCGAGCGGGTGTTGTTGCGGCCGATCCGGCCCGAGGACGAGCCGGCCCACCTGGATTTCTTCCAGCATCTCGATTCCGAGGATCTGCGGCTGCGCTTCTTCAATGTGGTGAAATCACCCTCTCACGAAGCCCTCGCGCGCTTCACCCAGATCGATTACGACCGCGAAATGTGTTTTATCGCGACCCGCCCCGCGTCTGATGGGCACGAGACCGTTGGCGTCGTCCGGGCGATCGCGGACCCGGATAACGAGCGCGCCGAATACGCGGTCATCATCCGGTCGGATCTGAAGGGTAGCGGTCTGGGGCAGGCGTTGATGGACAAGCTGATCCGCTATGCGCGTCAGCGCGGTATCCACGAACTTCACGGGACGGTGCTGTCCGAGAACACGGCCATGCGAGATCTCGCCACGCGCCTCGGCTTCACGACGCGGCCAGGCGAGGATGCCTCGGTCGTCGAAACGGCCCTAGCCTTGTAG